The following DNA comes from Mucisphaera calidilacus.
AACGCAGCTCACTCAGCGCCACGACGCTCAGACCCGTTCTTCTGGCCATCTTGGCCACCTGATCGCCGTAGCCGCCAAAGAGCTTGACCGACGCCGCCAGGGGCGCAAGCAGCGCTACGCCGATCGCGGTCATCCGCAGGCCGAGTCCGCGCACCGAGTCGCCAAAGGCGGCAAGCCTGCGCTCGGCTCGGCGCAGGCCGCGTACCAGCTTGCTCTCGTCAGCGAACAGCTCAACAAACGCGCGCCCCGCCTTGATCCCTCTGGATGACGCCATCGCTAGTCCTTGTTGCCATCGATCTGGTCAAGAAGACCGGTCATCTCGCGGCGCAGCGCCGTGAAGCTGATGATGCGCTCGATCAGCGATCCCAGCCAGAGCCCGATGCAACCCAGTCCAATCGAGAAGATGATCTGTTCCATCAAGCGTGTCCTTTCAGTGGTGAGTTTGAATTCCAGGAATTCCGGGGGGAGCTGTGGTAGTTGCTGATGACGCCCGGCACGATCAGCCACAGGCCAAGGCCGATGACCGCCACGATCCAGACCCACGTCGGCAAAGCGGGCAGGCCGATCGCCAGGGCCATGACCGCTGCGCCGATGGCGATGGTGTAGGTGCCCGCAGTGGTTGGGATCAGGGGCAGGTACGACCTGGCGGCCAGGACCCCGACACCGCCAATCATCAGCGCCGGGCCGGTGACCCAGGCAATCCAGGTCTGATCCGCCGCGATCATCGCCGGCGTCTGCTTCTGGCCCGATCCGGTGGAGATGATCATCGGCCCGTGCTCGAGCGTGGCGGGGTGCACCGCCTTGTCCGGCTGGGTGACGGTGACCTTTGCGCCGCTGCCATCGGTGCAGGTGATGCGGCCGTGGTGCACGCACGAGGTGATCGCCATGACCGCGACAAACAGCGTCGCCGTCAGGGTCATGCCCATCGAAAAGGCGTTGAGCTCGTGCAGCAATGCGTCGTCGCAGGGATGCTTCATGATCAAGACCTTTCGCTGGTGGACTCAAGCACTTGCCGCAGCATCGCCAGGCCTTGCCGATCCGGCCCGCTGCTGCGCGGCGCTTGCTGTTGCTGATACGGGTCAAAGTCCGACGGCCTGTAAGGGCGGCCTTTCCTGGGATCACGGTGGGTATTGGCGATCAGGCAGCAGAGCACCGAGGTGTGGGCCCAGCGCTCGCGGCCGTGGCCCTCGGCCATCCACAGCAGTTGCCGAAGCGTCAGCCCCCAGAATCCCCGCCCCCGCCCCCGGAATCCTCCGAAGTCACAGATGCCAAGGCTTCCCGCGATCCGAAAGACATCGGCCCACCCATAGGTGCCGCCATCGCCTCGTCCACCAGCTTCCGGGGGTCGATCCCGTCGATCCTGGTCTCGACCGCGTTGACCGCCGCGTCGATCATGGCCATCTGCTTGGCGACCGCCTTGGCCCTGTCGTTGCGGCCGCGCGACCGGAAAAAATCGATGAGTTCCTCGTAGAACGCTTTCTGCGCTGCCAGCAACGTCTGGCCGTCGAACCCGGCACGTACCTGATCCTCGGTCACGTTGTGCTTGTCGAACTGCCCCTCGAGCATGCAGCAGAGCACCTGACCAAGCAGCATCTCGTCGGTCCCAAACAGCGTCAGGAGGGGCTGGCCGGTTGGATCGCCACTGCGAGGTGCCTCGGGCTGAAGCAGGTCGATGTCCAGCTTCTGCTTAACCGCCATGGCCGTGCCGAGGTTGAGTGTGAGCGTCCAGCTGCGGCCAGTTGCGTCGGTAAAGGTCTTCATCAGGCCACCTCCACCCACTCTGTGAACACCGCGAGCTTGGCCGTCACGCTGACGGTCACGCCTTCTTCGAGCGGCTCGCTGCGGCTAAAGTTCGTGATCGAGAAGTCGCCGTGCGGGCCTTCGGTGCCGGAGGTGGACTTCTCGCCGGTGAGCACGGCCAGGCTGATCGTGGAGGCGGTGAGGAACGCGGTCTTGATCGCGTCGAAGCCCGCGTCACCCGGCTGCCAGAGCATCTCGAACTCGGCGGTGCACTCGCGCAGCGTCGGTGCGGTCGCCCGCCACCCCGCGTTGGCGCGGGTGGTGACGTCCGCCTCACCCGCTTCGAGGTTGAGCGTCACGTCCTTGACGTTGCTCATCTCGGTCAGGTTGGTCAGGTCGTCACCGGCGGTGCCCTGGTAGATCTTGGCGTTCATGCCAAGGACGAATTGATCGGCCACGGTGGTATCTCCTTGTGTCAGGGACGGATGACGCTGTCGCGCCACAGCGAGGGCAGCTTGGGCAGTTCCTTGTCAAAGGCCGGCCCCATGAACGGCCGTGCCCGGATGGTCACGCGTCGGCGTTGGCCACTGCGGGTGAGCGTGGTCGAATCGCCGTACTCGAGGAGGCCGGGCGCTTGGCCTCGCGCACTGCCGCTTAGACGGGCCGGTCCAATGACCACCGAGTTCTTCTTAGGGTCGTAACCAACGAAGATGAACTTCTTGAGCAGGCCGGTGTGGCTGCTCGGCGGCGAGCCGGGTTCGCTGATCCTCTTGCGCTTGCGGATGCTGCTTCGCGCCGTGCGGCGCACGAACGCACCAAAGCGGCTCAGCACAGCACGTGTCGCGTGGTCGACTCGGCGGCGTACGGCCCGGGTGTCGAAGAAGAGGTCTTTGATACGAAGATCAAGCACCGCCGTTCTCCTGCTTGCGGGTGTAGATCAGCCAGCCCGCGACCAGGACGTCCGCGTCGAGGCTCAGCGTCAGAGCGTCGCCGACTTCGCACACAAGCCAGGGGATGCTGGCGTCGGGGCTGAGCCCCAGCACCACGCAGCTGTGCGCCGCCATGGGCAGCAACCCGCACAGGGGCGTCTGACGATCGAGCGGCCCGCTGTAGAACGCGGCGTTGACCGCGCCCGCCGCCATCAGGCAGCCTCCGAGCACGCAGATGCGCTGACCCGGCTGCGCCGCGATCAGCTCGTGGCCTTCTGCGCGATGCCCCGCTGCGGTCACGGTGACGCGGGCGATCTGTGATGTGTCGAGGGCAGTTGTCATGGCTTACCTGAATCTCATCGTGCGGTAGGTCAGACTCAGCACGCTGGTAAAGACGCGCTGGTGCAGCAGGTGATCAGCGGCGTAGACCGGGTCGTTGACGGTGCTGACCCACATCGCGTGATCCGCTTGATCAAGTCGCCGCTGACGCAGGTAGGCGGCGATCTCGTCGGTCAGAGTGCCCAGGTCTTCGACCTGCTGATCCGCGTCCTGCGCTACGAGCTTCTGCTGCACGCCCACGTCCACACTCACGTCGTGCTGGCTCAGTGTTCGTGTGGCCGCCGCCGACTCGATCGCCTTGGGCACGACGGTGACTCGAAGGTCGACCAGGTCGGCAAGCTCGTAGACCGGCAGGAGCTTGCGCACCGCGGTAAACGGCTTGCTAAAGACCCCGGGCCGAGCCGGCAGGTTCAGCTCGTGGGTCACGGCGTCGGCGATATCAATGACCAAGCTCATGGTGGTTACCCTCCCGCAACCGAAGCGAGCAGGGCGATCAGCCCCGAGGTGGTGGTCGCGATCACCGCCGCCACGATCAGCCAGGTGAGCCTGGCCTGACGCGCAGCGTTCTGTTCAAGGCGGTCCAGTCGCAGCTGAATACCCGGCCGGCCGTTGCCGCGCACCGCCTGGTCAAGCTGATCGAGCTTGCGGTGCACCGACTCGAAGTGCTCGCGGCACTGCTCAAACTGTTGGCACTCACTCATGGTTCACTCTGGGGCGTGGTGTCCTTGGTGTGGATGCGGAAGGTGGTGCGGTAAGGGTCAGACCAGCGCCACGGGCCTTCGCCCGCCAGGTAGATGACCTCGTAGACCCGTCCGTCAGCGACGATCTGGTCGCCCTGCTTGGGCCCAAAACCCAGCTCACTGGCGAGGATCAAAAAGTCCGTGACGTGCGACCGCACCGTCAGGCCCGATTCGTCCGCCATCTCGACATCCGTCTTGCCGTAGGTCGCGTTAACGGTGACGCTGTCGGGTGGGCGTCGGTACGCGACGGGGCTGGAGCAGCAGGTTGTGCGCTGCTGCTCGAGCCACTGCGCGCCTTGGCGAAGAAGATCAGCCATCAGGCGTTTTGCAGCAGGACCGCGCGGACGGCTGGGTCGCCGTTAGCAGCGTCAGCGACGGCCTTGCCAAGCAGCGTGTTGCTCGGCTCGGTGGTGGTCGCTGCCCCGCTAAGCGCTACGCCGTCAAGCGGGTTGCCGTCGGCGTCCCAGTAGACCTTCTCGCCGGCCGCGATGATGCCCGAGGCCTTGGCGATGTCGTAGACGCCGGTGAGCTCGAGCGTACCCAGCTGACCCGCCGCGATATCGTGCTTGGCGATGCCGACAAGGCCGTCGCCGAGGACCACGATGTCGCCGGCGCTCACGTCACTTCCTGGCGCAGGGGTGTAGTCGATGCCTTTGCCTTCGTGGATAAAGCGTGCTTGTGTCATAAGTGATGCTTCCTTACTTGTTCTGGTGAACGATCCGTAAAAAGGACCCGCCTCCTAAGAGGTAAGAAGGCGAGCCCCGGGAGCCGATACGCTTACGCCTCGCCCTTCATCTTCAGAGCGCCGCGGTAGTCCTGTTCCTTCACACCAAAATCGATATAGCCGCGGAACATCACGCCCAGCCGGTTAAAGTCTGCGTCGGTCTTCTCGACGGTCGGGCGATCGACGCCGTTGAGGAACGCGACCTCGATCGCCGGCAGGCGGTTGGGATCGGCCAGCAGGTACCAAGCCTTATCTGATGCCCCCGAGAAGCTGCTGTTGGACAGGTAGACACTCGAGACCACGCCGAACTTACCCACGTGCGGGTTGGCCGCGGGCTTGGCCTTGTTGGCGCTGGTGGTCTCGTTGAGCTGGACACTCTTCATGAGCATCTCAGCGGGCACCTTCAGCGCCGTGGGCACCAGCAGCGTGGCGGGCCGGATCCCCAGCGGCTTGCCACTGGGCTTTACCTGAGTGCCAAAGGCCACCTCGGCGGCGGTCAGCCCGTCGACACTCAGTGCTGTGTCAGCACCGGCCTTGTAGTTGTTGTGGCCCGCGTGGAAGAAGGCCTGGCCGTCGGGCTGCACCGGGTTGGCCAGCCACAGGCCCCAGACCGCGTCAGCGATCGCCTCGG
Coding sequences within:
- a CDS encoding phage tail tube protein — encoded protein: MADQFVLGMNAKIYQGTAGDDLTNLTEMSNVKDVTLNLEAGEADVTTRANAGWRATAPTLRECTAEFEMLWQPGDAGFDAIKTAFLTASTISLAVLTGEKSTSGTEGPHGDFSITNFSRSEPLEEGVTVSVTAKLAVFTEWVEVA
- a CDS encoding DUF2190 family protein, with the translated sequence MTQARFIHEGKGIDYTPAPGSDVSAGDIVVLGDGLVGIAKHDIAAGQLGTLELTGVYDIAKASGIIAAGEKVYWDADGNPLDGVALSGAATTTEPSNTLLGKAVADAANGDPAVRAVLLQNA